DNA sequence from the Bordetella genomosp. 9 genome:
GGCCGCCGGAGAATGCCTGTTTCACGCTATCCCACAACCCGATGAAAAACGCCCTGATCGGCTCCCAATACTGATAGATCAGGTAAGCGGCCACGGCGATGCCCGTCAATGCGAGCATCAGTGGGTTCGTGAGCAATGCCCGGCCAACGGCCACGACAGCGGACCCGACGCCGCCCACCGCCCGGGCCAATAGGCCGAAGAGGGATGCAACGCTGGGTAGCGCTATGCCGATCTGCGCGAACATGAACCGAGTCAGCGCCATGGGGCCGACGACGGACGCGAAGGCCAGCGCGAGTCCACCGAACGCAGCGGCCAGGCCCGTCGCGACGGCCAGGATCTTGACCAGCGTTCCGACCAGTACGGGATTGGCGCGCGCCCACTCGCCGAAGCGCGCGGCCAGGTCGCCCGCCCAATTGAGCAGTTCCTTCAATTGCGGCGCCACGGTGGCACCCACGGTGGCAAGGGCGTTTGTGAAGCTACCCTCGGCGGCTTCGGCGGTATTGGCGAGCGTTTGCAACTGCTCGTCGACGCGCTTTTGCAGGTCGCCTTGCTCCTGCATGCGCGTGACGACATCCTTGTAGCCCGCGACTCCCTTCGCCATCAACGTATTGACGACTTGCAGCGTTTCGGCATCGTCGCCGAATAGCGCTTTCAGGACGCTGGTGCGTTGCACGCTGGTGAGCGATTTCAGGCGGTCGAGCTGCGCGAATAGTTGGTCCAGTCCGCCGAACTCCCCTTTGCCGTCAGTGAAGTCCAGTTTGAAACCTTGCGTCGCGAGCAGTGCGTTGGCTTTACCCACCTTATCGGCATCAAGCCCGGCCTGGAATACCTTCCGCAGGGCATTGCCGGCCGATTCGCCCACCATGCCGGTCTGGTCCATCATGACCAGCAGCGGAGCCAGCATCTTGCTGGCCTCCAGGCCCTCGCGCCCGATGATGCCGAGGACTGGAGAAAGCTTCGTGAAGCCCTGCAGCATGTTGTTGGAGTCGACGCCGATATAGAACGTGCGCTGTATCACGTCCATTAGGCCCATCATGTCCTTTTCGCTGGTGCGTGTTGCGTCCTGCATCTTGGCGGCGAACTCGGCGGCTTCGGTGACAGGCATTTTGAGCAGCACGCCGAGGTAGGCCGTGGCCTTGCCCAGGCCGCCCAGTATCGTTGCGGATGACATGCCCTGGCGGCGCAACATGGTCATCATGTTCTGGAAGTCAGCGGTCGTGCCGGGTAGCTTGTCGCCCAACTGCGTCGCCAGATCGCTGATGCGTTGGAAATCGGCCGCCACGGTGCCGTCGCTGCCCATTAGCGCGACCTTGAGTTGGGTGGCGGCGTCCTCGGCGGGCGCGAAAGCGCCGACCACGGCGCTCAGAGGCCGTGACAGCGCATAGGCGCCACCCAGGCCGCCCGCACCGGCCACCGCCGCGCTGCCCGCTACGCTGCGCCCGCGCTCCAGTGCCGTCCGGGCTCGCGCCTGCCGTTCCTGACGTTCTGCGACAGCCTTCAGCCGTGCCGCTTGTTGCGCCAAGGCCTGGTTGGTCTGTCCGATGTTCTGGCGCAGTTCGCGTTCGTGGCTGGAGAGGTTGCCGGTGGAGACCCCCGCTGCC
Encoded proteins:
- a CDS encoding phage tail tape measure protein, whose product is MDKALALRVVTALQDKLAGPLSKIKGEAAASGKEMVALRDRLRTLNATQRDIGEFRGLSAGLRGARSELAAAQERVGQLSRQMRDTQNPTREMRREFDRAVATAGRLKDAAAQQSVRLQELRSRLSAAGVSTGNLSSHERELRQNIGQTNQALAQQAARLKAVAERQERQARARTALERGRSVAGSAAVAGAGGLGGAYALSRPLSAVVGAFAPAEDAATQLKVALMGSDGTVAADFQRISDLATQLGDKLPGTTADFQNMMTMLRRQGMSSATILGGLGKATAYLGVLLKMPVTEAAEFAAKMQDATRTSEKDMMGLMDVIQRTFYIGVDSNNMLQGFTKLSPVLGIIGREGLEASKMLAPLLVMMDQTGMVGESAGNALRKVFQAGLDADKVGKANALLATQGFKLDFTDGKGEFGGLDQLFAQLDRLKSLTSVQRTSVLKALFGDDAETLQVVNTLMAKGVAGYKDVVTRMQEQGDLQKRVDEQLQTLANTAEAAEGSFTNALATVGATVAPQLKELLNWAGDLAARFGEWARANPVLVGTLVKILAVATGLAAAFGGLALAFASVVGPMALTRFMFAQIGIALPSVASLFGLLARAVGGVGSAVVAVGRALLTNPLMLALTGIAVAAYLIYQYWEPIRAFFIGLWDSVKQAFSGGLAGVGALLADWSPMGLLYRAISAGLSALGVELPAKFSEFGSMLIQGLINGITSMGGAVKDTISNLGGGMVDWFKEKLGIRSPSRVFMAQGEFVSQGAAAGIRNAQPAAIRAAQALAASVAIGGALAPVSPVLADSGAPGGVIAAQGAGPFDTRPALPPAEARQVIVQGDTIQITISPAAGMSADDIGRAVEDALRRRDREKAARVRSAYLDDA